From the Paenibacillus tianjinensis genome, the window TGGCACTGGATGAACGTGAGCATGCAACAATCTATTTCCTCAAATGGTTCATTGATGAGCAGGTAGAGGAAGAGGCGCTGTTCAGCAATATTATTGCCAAGCTGAAACGCATTGAGACGGATAGCAACGCGTTCTATATGCTGGATGCGGAGTTTGCCGCCCGTTCATTCACACCGCCTGCTGAATAACCGCTTGTTTGGCTAATCATGAGTCAATCCATTGGAAGAACAGACACGGAGTTTATCCTGCGGGGATACGCTTCGTGTCTTTTATTTTGAACAGAAGTGCTGTTATTGAATTGAAGCCGGCAGTTTGATCCCCAGCAGTTTACCGCCATTACGGACAATTAGAATATTTCCGGTCTTCAGGGTGGACGCAAAATCACGCGAACCGGCATTTACAGTGAACAAAGGCTTATAGCTGATCAGGTCATAGGCATGGAACAGACCGTCAGACTGCCCAGTGTATATGGTTGAGCCGAAGATATCGAACTGAACCGTGGGATTTTCTCCTGGGGAGAGGCGCATTACCTGTCCATTGGCTAATTTGAGTGCAGCAAAAGATTGATCGCTATAATTGTAATACAACATCCGCTGTTGCAGTACTTTATCCAGCGGGGCGTCACTTTCGAGAATAGACTGCTGCCACACCTGCTCAGGTTTTCCGTCCGCCGTATAGTTCCAGAAGTCATAACGAGCAAACGTCTCCCCTCGGATAACATAGAGATTGTTACCATCCAGGAAAGCAGAGCCATAGGCACCTCCTGACCGGAATCCGATATCCGGATCTGCCTTTTCGGTCCAGCGGTACAGCCGCTCACCCTTGATTTGCCCGGTTTTTAAGCTGATAACTGAAACATGGATTTTGCGGTTGACCGGATCATCATCCAGCATCGCCAAATTCTTCTCGGAGTACAAAAGTCCATCCTTGATAGCCAAAGGCATGTAATGGCGGTATTGTTCCCACAGCTTTTTACCGGTTTGGGCATCGTAAGCAACAAGCGAGGAGAGGGATATGACACTCTCACCAATATATGCGCGCAATACCACGCCATCTGATTGAGCAAGCGAATCGGTGCCATAGTAACTGTAATTCTCATTAATCTTCCATTTTAGCTTGCCGCTCGTTGCATCGACCGCTGCAAGATAGACTCCCTGTGTGACGTACACGGTTTCGCCAATCCGCTGAATGCTGGAAGCATTGGGCAGTGCGAGATCCGCTGACCACAGCTTCTTACCGTTCTGATTTACGGCATACAGTGCGCCTTTTTGCGTTAAACCGTAAATATTCCCGCTGCTGTACGTGAAAAGCGGGGCCAGCCCATTGCCGTATTCCCATAATTTTTTGCCTGTGGCCGCCTTGAGTGCGATTAGCCTGTAGTTATTTTGGAGCGCAAATACGGTTCCATTCTCAGCCAGTGCGGTAAAGGCTTGCTTCGCTTGCGGATCCTTTACTGTCGCTGTTGTAAAGCTCCAGAGCGGTTTAATGACCGGTGCGGAAACTTTTGTATAGTAGGGATTTCCTGTGCTTACCTCAGCCGTTTCAGCAGAAGCATTGGGTACAAGCCAGCTCCCGGCAAGCGACAGCAAAATAGCGGCTGCGGCAGCAGCGGAGACTATTTTGCGGATTCGTGAATGTAACATCGGACATCTCTCCTTATAGAAAATGAATACATAGACGCTGCGGATAATCATCACACTTTATAGACTCCTATTTTCGAAAAAAGTTACATAATTTTACTGAAATGCAGTAGCCTGCCGGAATACTTCTTGTGAAATGTTGTTCAGAGGCAAACAATGTTGCGTCCGGCAAAACACTTCCGGCCCGCCAACTCTATTTGGCAGGGTTAACTATTACGCCATCCGGCAACACTGTTTCTCTAGACCCACCCGTTTGTCAGCGTGTAGTATAGAACAATACTATTCTTTGGAGGTTCTTTTTGTTGGAAAACTACAGCGACATCAAACAAAGTGAAAAAGGGGCCTGGCTCAGTCTAATTGCATATATCCTTTTATCAGCAATCAAACTGTTCATCGGGAATGTCTCGGGATCCCAGGCACTGTTAGCCGATGGTCTTAATAATAGTACTGATATTATTGCTTCTATAGCTATTCTAATCGGACTTAAGATATCCAGAAGACCCCCTGATTCCAATCACAGCTACGGGCATTTCAGAGCGGAGACAGTGGCCGCACTGATTGCTTCTTTTATCATGATTGCTGTAGGTATTCAAGTTCTGTACCAAGGTGTGAATAAGTTTATTCAGCCGGCGCTGGAAACGCCAGATCTGTTTGCCGCCTGGACAGCTGCGGGCTGTGCGGTGGTAATGCTTGCCGTATATATGTATAACATCAGGCTGGCCCGTGCGCTTCACAGCAATGCTATGCAAGCAGTAGCCCAGGATAACCGCTCGGATGCCTTGGTCAGCATGGGTGCATTCATAGGTATTATCGGTTCACAGTTCGGGCTGCCTTGGCTGGATCCGGTAACGGCAGTGATTGTCGGGCTGCTGATCTGTAAGACAGCCATTCAGATTTTCAGCAAAGCCACGCATGATCTGACAGACGGTTTCGATGCCGGTGAGCTGGAGCTGATGAAGCAGACGGTGGCTGAAATTGAGGGCGTTGAATCGATCAAAGATATGAAAGCGAGAGTTCATGGCAACTACGTGCTGGTGGATACGACAGTGCTGGTGGATTCCAGACTGAATGTTGTGCAGAGCCATGATATCACGGAAGAAATTGAGGATCAGCTGAAGGGCCGCCATCAGGTAGCTGATGTGCTGGTACATATAGAGCCGGTATGAAGCCGGTTCTGATACAGAAGCAAGCCTGAGCAATCAGGCTTTTTTTGTGTTTACTTTTGAGCGGAAATCCACAATCATCCAATTCTTGCTTGACAGTTATATTACCTTTAAGTATATAATATCAATATGTTATTAACAAAAAGATAATAATAAAATATAAACATAAAAAATAACCTATAAGGAGCAGTTTGATGAATAAACCACCCCTAACCGATGCTCAGGGATTAACTGAAGAACAATTTTTGCAGACGTATAATTCCGGTGAGTACGAGCGTCCGTCCGTGACCGTGGATATGCTGATTTTTACTGTAATGGAACGGGAACAGGATAACTACCGCAAGCTGTCTGATAAATCGCTGCAGCTTTTGCTGATTCAGCGGGGGCAGCATCCCTACCTGGGGCAATGGGCGCTGCCCGGAGGATTCGTGTCGGTCCATGAGAGCATTGAGGAGGCTGCACGCAGGGAACTGTTCACAGAGACGAATATAGATAACATCTACATGGAGCAGCTGTATACCTGGGGAGAAGTGGAGCGTGATCCGCGAATGCGTGTCATCAGCTGCTCCTATATGGCCTTAGTTGACCGCACTACACTTAATGTTCAAGCTGGGGATGATGCAGCGGATGCAGCCTGGTTCGAGGTATCACATCAGCTAATCGAGAGCAGCCGCAGGGAATTGGAGCAGGGCTTTGAACTGGTGAAGCTGATTCGTATTACAATGCAGAACGAGAGAACAACCCTTTCAGGTGTGGTCAAACATGTGGAGACGGTTCACGGGCATGTCCGTAAAACGCATAGCCAGATTCTCGAAAGTGAAGGCTTAGCCTTTGATCACCTGCTGATGGTTCAGTACGCCATCGAACGGCTGCGGGGAAAAGTGGAGTATACGGACATTATTTTTAATCTGATGCCTCCGCTGTTTACCTTATCTGAGCTCCAGCGGGTCTATGAGATCATTCTCGGCAAAGAGCTGCTGGCAGCGGCGTTCCGCCGGAAGATTGCCGATCGTGTAACGGAGACTGAGGAATACACGAAGGATGCCGGACACCGGCCATCCAAGCTATACCGGTACAATATGAATAGGGAATAATTGTTAAGGGAGTAAAGGGGAGTAGAGTAATGGAGAAATTCACGTATTTTTACCGGAGCCATTCACCATTTTCACAGTGGTATCCGTGCAGTTTTACAGTCGATGAGATCCGCTTTAACTGTGCTGAGCAGTATATGATGTACGGTAAGGCACTATTGTTCGGGGATGAGGAGATAAGCCGGAAGATACTGCTGGCCCGGACACCGAGAGAGCAGAAGGCGCTCGGCAAGCGGGTACGGGGGTTCGAGCAAACGAAATGGGAACGCCACTGCAAAAGCATCGTCTATGAAGGAAATAAAGAAAAGTTTATTCAGAACCAGGAGCTGCTTCAGTTGTTATTAGATACCAGAGGCACAACGCTTGTGGAATCAAGTCCAACAGACCGGATCTGGGGTGTCGGATTAACCGAGAATGATCCTGCTATCCGCAGCAGAAGCACTTGGCGCGGTACAAACTGGCTGGGTGAGGTTCTGACAAAATTGCGGGATGATCTCGTTGACGGATCGTAACGCATCCTTATGAGAATGGAGTGAGAACCTATGAACACTAAGAGCAATCCAAGAAATAGAAGAGCCGCAATTGCTCAGGAGACTTTAGATTTGATTGCAAATGGCAGCTATATGAACAGCGCAGGACAGCTGGTAGATATTGCAGAATCTGTCCGGACGGCAATTGCCGGTTCGCAGCTGTACTCACCGGAGCAGCTGACAAGACTTAACGAGGACATTATTGAGCGTATCCATCATCAACCACAGCATAAGGCGGCAATTGAGGTCAGCGGTGAAACCACACTGCAGGCAGCGCAGCGGCTGGTAGAACAAGAGGGAATTAAGCACACGGTGTGTCTTAACTTTGCTTCCGCCAAGAATCCCGGCGGCGGCTTCCTTGGCGGAAGCCAGGCCCAGGAGGAGAGCTTAGCCAGAGCTTCTGCCCTCTATCCCTGTATCTCACAAATGAAAGAAATGTATGACTATAACCGTGGCCGGAAAACCTGCCTGTATTCGCATTACATGATTCATTCGCCGGACGTTCCTGTGTTCAGAGACAGGCAGGACGTCTTGCTTGCCAAACCCTTTGCGGTTTCGATGATTACTGCACCTGCAGTGAATGCGGGAGTGGTTAAGGAGCGGGAGCTCCATGAGGTACCACGGATTGCCGAAGTAATGCTGGAACGGATCCGCTATATCCTGGCAGTTGTTGCAGTGAATGGACATTCTGCCGTTGTGCTGGGAGCTTACGGTTGTGGTGTATTCCGTAATGATCCGATGGAGGTAGCCGGTTACTTCCGTCAGGTCCTGCTGGTAGAAGGCTATCAGAAACTTTTTGACACCATCGTGTTTGCTGTGCTGGACCAGTCTCCACACCAGGGGGTAATCAGCGCCTTCCGCCGGAAGCTGCTATAACGCACTAAGCATCTTTGCCTGAATGATAGATTAATTAATAAATATTTTGTACACCGCCAATATAAATAAAGCTCCCAGGACGATCCAGCCCAGTGGATGCCGGGGGTTCAAGGTCCAGCCGAGGCCTGATGATTTTGGAACAAATATGGGTTTTGAAGGATTTTTACGAAACATATCCTAAGACTCCTATCAAAAGAATAATTGGTTGGCAGAATGCCGATATCCTGAGTATTGATCAATTACAGACAAACTGCAAGATGAACTTAATGCGCGCGAGATGATCTCGCGTTTTTTTGCGTTATTACAGATGAAGGCATTGCAGTTATTTTGCTGAATATTGTCGTGTGATGTTGTTAACAGAACTTTGATTCAGAAATTTGGAAAATAAAGTATGTGTATTTTTACATAAATTTTTGGAAAAGGGCAAGGTGAGTTATGATCGATTGGAAGGAATCTTATGACATCGGTGTAGAAAAGATCGACTGCCAGCACAGACAGCTGCTTGTGAAGCTGAATGAATTTTTTGATGCATGCACCAACCAGAAGGGCAAAGAGAAGATCGAAGAAACACTGAGGTTCCTTAAGGAATATACGATTGAGCATTTTGGCAGCGAAGAGCAGCTGATGGCAGATATCGACTTTCCTGAACTTGCCGAGCACCAGAAGACACATGCTGAATTTGTACAGACCGTTCTGGAACTTGAAGAGAGTGTCAAGACCAAGGGTGTATCCGTATTGTCGACGATTAAGCTGAACCGTACGCTGACAGACTGGCTACTCAGCCACATCAGCAAATGCGATCAACTGATCGGGGATTGCATCGCCAGCAAGAATAAAGCAGTATAACTACACAAATTGAAACGAAGATGCTGAAGAGTATCTTCTTTTTTTATCCCATTTTCTGGTGTGCACAGAGACCTTGTTGATTGAAAGCACAGGCAGAATTTATACCTCGCAAATACTTTGTGCTATGATTTGAGGTAGAACGTATAGAAGAGCTTTAGGTTAAAGGAGTGGGAAGATGAAAAACCTGCGTATGCTCATTTCAGGGACTGTTATGCTGCTGGTACTGGGACTTGTTAATTTCTACATTGGCTATCATCTCTGGGTTCTGCTGGAGAATCTTCTCCCGGGTATTTCAGCAGGTGTATACTGGACGGTATTCATGGTCATTGCGTTTGCTTATATGATCGGGATGGTGCCGTGGCCGAAGGCCGTGAAACCGGCCGCCAGAATGTTTAAGGTGGTTGGCTCTTACTATTTGGCGTGTATGGAGTTCGCTGTTATTATGCTGCCTCTGACTGATCTACTCTATTGGGTGCTGGGTCTGACGGGCTTCGAACGATCCGCGTTCACTGCTGAGGCAGGGACCACGCTTCTGCTGCTGCTCGCAGTGTTCCTGCTGTGGGGTTCGCGGAACGCCTGGAGCACGATTGTGCGTACGCATCCTATCCGGATTGACAAATCCATCGGGACCAGCAGCCCGCTAACTGTCGCTGTTGCGTCGGATCTTCATTTGGGCAATATCGTCGGCAACCGTCATCTGCGCAAAATGGTGGCTGAAATCAACCGGATGAAGCCGGATATCATTCTTTTGGCTGGAGATGTGCTGGATGACAGTATTGAACCGTTTATCCGTAACGGAATGATTGAACATCTGAAGCAGCTCAAGGCCCGTCATGGCGTGTTCGCCGTTCTTGGCAACCATGAGTATTACGGAGGTTCTATCGGCCAATATACGGAGCTTATGGCTCGCAATGGCATCCGAGTGCTGCAGGATGAAGTGGTGGAAACTGCGGGTGTATATATTGTAGGCCGTAAAGACAAAACAGCGGAGTCCATGGAAGGCGGCAGATTAAGTGTACCTCTACTTCTGGAAGGTCTTGATCATACCCGTCCGGTTATTATGATGGACCACCAGCCGAATGGATTCGATATCGCCGCCAAAGCCGGAGTTGATGTTCTGTTGTCAGGTCACACCCACCGCGGGCAGATTGCACCGAATCACTGGATTACAAAACGTCTGTTTGAACTGGATTGGGGTTATCTGCTTAAGGATAAATTGCATGTGATTGTCTCCTCAGGGTATGGAACCTGGGGGCCTCCAATCCGTCTGGCCAGCCGCTCAGAGCTGATCAAGCTGGAGGTGCTGCTGGAAGGCAGCAAGAGCTACAGTGAAGAACCGCTACCAGCCCAAACAGTATTGATCTGAAGCCAGAACAACCCCCTGCACTCCTGTGAGAGAGCGGGGGGTTAACCTTGTTGAAGGAGTGGGAATTCTGAAATATATCGAGTTTGGCATCGGAAACCGCTGGTTTGTCCGTACCGAGACAGAATTAGCGGATGGAACTGAATTTGAGGTGAAAGGGGTCGCTGGTCCGATAAGGGTCCATTCCCTATACATAAGATGTTGGGTAGGAACAACAGTCTGGGTATTTAACGTCAGATCGGGCTTTAAAAAAATCCGCAAAGGCCGAAAAACATTTAAACTGCTATTTGGCGTATGCAGTTACTTGGATGAATAATCTTTGACAGCGGGTGAAGAAGCGGGTACATTGAAGTAGTTAAGGCATTAACTAATTGGAGCTGAACCGGAATGATGGAGGATTTACAGAAGCTTGTGCTGGAGCAGCCGCTCCCTACCTCGGCTTTCTTTACCCTGGTGGAGGCGACCGCGAATGTTGTAGCTATCTCGGAGAAATATTGGCAGTCGTATGGATTGAATGGAGCGAGAATCCGGATTCTGGTGGAGATCGCCCAACATGGCGGCACTATTCTGCCTTCCATACTTGCTGAGAAAATCGGTGTAACCAAAGCTAATATAAGCCTGCTGCTCTCCCCGCTGGAGAAGGAAGGTTACATCGCACGAGCAGGCCACGCCGAGGACGGCCGCAAGACGGTGATTTCGATTACCGGTGAGGGTCAATCCTTGCTGCTGGAGCATCTGCCCCATAACCGGCAAGCGGTTGCAGAGCGGATGAACAGGCTGGACGAACAGGAGCTTGTTCAGCTAATGTCGCTGCTGCATAAGCTGAACCGACCCTTATAGTAAAGAGTTAATGTACTGATGGGCGGATGTTTTTGTCAATTTAGTTAAAGGCTTAACTAAATCTATAAGAGGAGGGAATCCACCTATGCAAATAATAATTACTGGAGCAACGGGACAACTGGGAGGTTTGATTCTAGAGAATTTGCTGCAGAAGATGCCTGCCGGTCAGATTATCGCAGGTGTGCGTGACCCTGATAAAACAGCAGAACTGCGTCAACTTGGTCTTGAGACACGGATCGTGAATTACGATGTCCAGGATACACTGGATAAAGCTTTTGTCGATGTTACTAAGCTGCTGTTAATCTCAAGCCCGCACACCGATGATACGGTCTGGCTTGCCCAGCATCTGAGGGTAATTGATGCAGCGCAGAGAGCTGGCGTTGATCATATGCTCTATACCAGCTTTGCTTTTTCGCAGAAAGGAAAATCAGATAATGTCCATTCCCTTACGGAGCAGGCGATTCAGGATAGCGGGCTACGGTATACTTTTTTGCGCAACGCACTTTATATTGATTTCGTAAATGTGCTTGGTTTGAAGGAAGCGGTCAGCAGCGGCGTTCTCACAACACTTCCTGGGAATTGGCGGTTTAATGCCGTTTCGCGCAGTGATCTGGCTCTGGCAACGGCGGCTATTCTTGCACACAGCGGACCGGAAAATCAAAGCTATGAGTTAACCGCTTCACAGACCTGGACCTTTGATAATCTTGCCAAAGCTCTGAGCGGGCTGGCAGGTAAACCTGTAATCCACCGGGAGGATCCAGAAATACAGCATTGGATCTATAACTTCCTGTCTACGATAGACACTGTTTCGACCACTACTGATCTGGAGAGATGGATGGGGCGGGAAGTTACCCCGCTTAAAGAAAGTATCTTGCCGTTTATTAGACCACAGGAGAAGCGGACGTTATTGGATTAAGGGCTTAATTAACACTATTTTGTCCGGCGGTCTTTTCTCACCAGTATCTTTACACTCAGTTGTCATCCGGTAGCAATGTTGCTACGATAGAGGACAGCAATATTTGGATTATGGGAGTGATACTGATGAAAAAGATACTGGTCGCCGATGATGATGTCCATATCCGTACGCTGCTCAGGCATGTACTGACGAGAGAGGGCTATCTTACGGTAGAAGCAGGAGACGGGCAGGAAGCCGCTAAACTGATGAAGGAGAGCACGGTGGATCTGGCGGTTGTGGATGTAATGATGCCACAAATGGACGGGCTGGAGCTTTGCCAATACATACGGGAGACCTATGACATACCGGTTATTCTGTTAACCGCGCGTCAGCAGCTCAGTGACAAGGAGCAGGGCTATTTGAGCGGGACAGATGATTATGTGACCAAGCCGTTTGAGCCTGAAGAGCTGCTGTTTCGGATCAAAGCGCTGTTCCGCCGGTACTCTGTAGCTTCGGATGACAAAATCCGCCTCAATTCCCTCGTGATTGACCGTAAAAATTATGAAATCAGCGACGGAAATGATGTATTGCTGCTGCCGGTCAAAGAGTTCGAGCTGCTGGCTCAGCTGGCACAATATCCGGGACGCCTGTTCTCGCGCAGCGAGCTGATCGAGCTGATCTGGGGAGCGGATTACGAAGGGGATGAGCGCACAGTAGATGTGCACATTAAACGGCTTCGTCAACGGTTCGTCGATTATCAAGATAATTTTATTATCCGGACCGTGCGCGGGATCGGCTATAAAGTGGAAATGGTGAACACATGAAATCACTATATGTTAGAATGTGCCTGCTGTTTTGCTCCATGATCGTCATGAGCAGCTTTCTCGGCTTTCTTGTCTCCAATCTGTATTATCAGGCCAAAATCAAACCGCAAAACGATGCCAAGCTGACGAAAATGGCTATCGGCCTGCAGGGTTTCATTCAGGATCATCCCGATGGAGCGGGGGAATATCTGCTGAGCACAGCCTCACTTGGCTATAAAATGTATCTGTCCAACGGTCAAGGTGATGAACGTTTTTATGGCCTGCCTTTCCGCAAAAATGATCTGCCGGAGGAGAAGCTGCAGCTGGTACTGCAAGGGAATATCTACCATGGGGTGGCGGAATTTCCGAGCAAGGCGTTTATTACCGGTTTTTTTGATAACCAGCTAAGCAATACGATTGGGGTTCCGGTGCAGATGGACGGACATACGTACGCCCTGTTTATGCGTCCTGATGCTGAAGTGCAGTTCGGTGAGCTGCGGATCTTTTTTGCTGTGCTGCTTGGTGTCAGTGTTTTGTTCAGCTTATGGTTTGTTGTAGTTGCCGTGCTGCATGTGGTCAAACCGATCACCCGGCTTACTGCGGCTACGCAGCGCATATCGAGCGGCAGATATGATATCCGGCTGAATACGAGACGCCGGGATGAAATCGGACAGCTGGCCTCTCACTTCATGATCATGAGCCGGGAGCTGGAGCGGACCAACCGGGCTCGGCAGGAGTTTGTTGCCAATGTCTCCCATGAGATCGAATCGCCGCTGACCTCCATTCAGGGCTTCGCCCATGCCCTAAAGAATCAAGAGCTGCCGGAGGGCCAGCGGCTGGAATATCTCTCGATTATCGATCAGGAGAGCCGCCGGCTGTCGATGCTCAGCAAGCAGCTGCTGACGTTGTCTACCCTGGATTATGATGAGAATGCGCTGCATAAGCAAAAGGTGGACCTGCGGGCACAGCTGCGCCAGGTAGTGCAGATTATGGAATGGCGGCTGACAGAGAAGGAGTTGGCTGTACGGCTGCATGTTGAGGATATTACACTGTATGCCGATTTAAATCTGCTCTATCAGGTGTGGATGAATCTCGTATCCAATGCGGTCAAATATACCCCGCCAGGCGGTACGATTACTCTGTCAGCAGCAGCTGCGAATGGAATCTGCACGGTCAAGGTTGCTGACACCGGAGAAGGTATTTCCGCCGCAGAGCTGCCGATGATTTTTGACCGGTTCTATAAAGTCGACCGCGCACGTACCCGTGATAGCAACAGCAGCGGACTTGGCCTTTCGATTGCCCAAAAGATTGTAGAGGCCCATAATGGAACGATTGAAGTCTCCAGTACGGAGGGAGAAGGCGCGACCTTTATTGTTACGCTGCCGCATTTGTAATTGTTTATTCATACTCCGTTCATTTTCGCCCTCTACACTGTGTCCATACAGAGATGAGGGAGTGGTAATATGTTTTTGGCTTTAAGGGAAATGAGGCACTCCAAGGCAAGGTACAGTCTCATAATGGTGATCATGCTGCTGGTTTCTTTTCTGGTACTGTTCGTAACCGGGCTGGCCCGCGGACTTGCCTATGCCAATATTTCCGCAGTAGAGAATATGCCGGCGAACTATTTCGCTGTTCAAGCCGATGCCGATCATGCATTTAGACGTTCCCAGTTAAGTGACAAAGAGATTGCAGCAGCACAGTCTGTTGTCGGCACAGCTAACGCCACCACACTAGCAGTACAGACAACCACGATAACGGCAGATGATGCTGATGTTAAAGCGGATACCACCCTTTTCGCAGTGGATATGACAGGGATGCTCGCTCCTAAGGTGGTGCAGGGTGATCCCATTGCGAATGCTTCACAAGGAAGTGCGGTCGTAGATTCTAAGCTGGAGCAGTCCGGTGTGGCGATCGGCAGCACGATCCGTGATCAGGCTTCGGGCATGAGCTGGAAGGTTGCCGGTTTTGTAAAAGACAGCTCATACAGTCACACGCCTGTCGTCTATATTACACAAGCGGATTGGCAGACGATGAAGGGCGGAGCTGCACAGAATGGTGCCGGGGAGCAAGCGGCTCCTTACAATGTAATTGCACTGAAGGCTTCTTCCGCGCAGGCTGCTGAAATCACCGGTAAATTAAATAATGTCGAGACCATTACGCAAAAGCAGGCAATTGCCAGCATTCCCGGCTATTCCGCGGAGCAGAATTCCCTGCTCATGATGATTGTGTTCCTGTTCGTAATCGCAGCATTTGTGCTGGCTGTTTTCTTTTATGTGATTACGATCCAGAAAACGAGCCAGTTCGGCATCCTGAAAGCAATGGGTACCAAGATGTCTTATCTGGCCTGGAGTGTCGTTGGTCAAGTGATGATTCTGTCCGTGGGGAGTCTGGCGATCAGCCTGCTGCTGACCTTCGGGATGACAATGAGCCTGCCGGATACGATGCCGTTTCAGCTTGAAGGCTCGACGATGATTCTGACCAGCGTGCTGTTTATTGGGATGTCACTGCTTGGATCCCTGATTTCTGTTGCTAGAGTAGCGAAGGTAGATGCCTTAGAGGCGATTGGGAGGGCTGGAGCATGAGTGCTATGTTGATGATGAAGCAGGTGACCAAAACCTATGGGGATGGCGGCCAAACGATGTCTGTTCTTCATAACCTCGATCTTACGGTGAATGAAGGGGAGTTCGTCGCAGTGCTGGGCCCTTCCGGATCCGGCAAAAGCACCTTTCTCTCTGCCGCGGGAGCGCTCCTGACCCCTACCAGCGGTGAGATTTACATCGATGGGGAACCGCTCAGCAATAAGGATAAACGTGAGCTGACTGAACTCCGCTTGCAAAAGATCGGCTTCATGTTTCAAAGCGCACAGCTGCTTCCCTACCTGAAGGTGGAGGAACAGCTGCTATACGTGGCCAAGCTGGCAAAGCTGGGGACTAAGGAGGCTAAAGTGCGTGCCGCCTATTTATTGAAACGGCTCGAAATATGGGATCGCCGGAATCATTATCCCGAGCAGCTGTCCGGGGGAGAGAAGCAGCGTGTGGCGATTGCCAGAGCCTGGATGAACAAGCCGGCAATACTGTTCGCGGACGAGCCGACAGCGAGCCTGGACTTCCAGCGCGGAAAGGAGGTCGTGCGGATGATAGCTGAGGAGGTCAAAAGCGAAGGGAAAGCCGCAGTAATGGTCACCCACGATGAACGGATGCTGGAATGGTGCGGCCGCGTACTACATCTGAAGGACGGAATCTTGGTCGAGCATCAATAGTTAAGAGCGTTAGCCTGATCCCTGATAAGAAGGGGTCAGGCTTTTTGGGCGGTCAGCAGCTTCTCCATTAAGACACTCACAGCCATCGAGACGGAATGTTCCTTGCGGCGGATGATTAAAAAGTCCCTCTCCGGCAGCTTCTGCCGGATCCGCAGTTCTGTAATTTCTCCGCCAGCCAGCTCCTTGCGCACAATCCAGCGCGACATCAGGGCGATGCCAAGACCGGCGGCAACAGCTTCCTTGACGCTCTGGCTGCTGTTAAACACATAAGCGCGTTTGATTGCGAGACTGCCCTCCAGCAAAAAATGATCGCTATAGGCACGGGTCCCGGAGCCGGGTTCACGCAGCACCCAAATCTGATTCTGCAGCAGGTCATCATCGGTGGTGAGCACTCCGGCCAGCGGATGACCGGAAGCAGCGACGATGATCATCTCATCCTTCATATAAGGAATAA encodes:
- a CDS encoding ABC transporter ATP-binding protein, producing the protein MSAMLMMKQVTKTYGDGGQTMSVLHNLDLTVNEGEFVAVLGPSGSGKSTFLSAAGALLTPTSGEIYIDGEPLSNKDKRELTELRLQKIGFMFQSAQLLPYLKVEEQLLYVAKLAKLGTKEAKVRAAYLLKRLEIWDRRNHYPEQLSGGEKQRVAIARAWMNKPAILFADEPTASLDFQRGKEVVRMIAEEVKSEGKAAVMVTHDERMLEWCGRVLHLKDGILVEHQ